A part of Pseudoalteromonas arctica A 37-1-2 genomic DNA contains:
- a CDS encoding FAD-dependent oxidoreductase, translating to MTHPFIESYAPDAHVSAEPKALNYGLPKKRVGIIGGGTAGATIAIRLAALGLETYVLEKKKSLIDGPPMCHLHAGGNLYREIPDEDCIDLLKQCIDIARLYPHTIDVRPTVFAVPKRDDDAPEDLFPRLNKLVKAYSELVEQDSANKVLGEPEHYYQLYSYEQMLKLAKQKQVAKPTSLDEWMIPVAKHLDLNKLKFPLIVAQEYGWNIFRLSASAQLALAQYKHAHVLTSTSVKSVSPVINTNNDKQTLKWRIEYQSEPSLDEQPDTQTDTQVDTQTIEVDYLINACGFQTGIIDDLVGVDVKRMVEFKASYITHWQGAGGQIPEIIIYGNRGTPEGMAQLTPYPNGYFQIHGMTNNITLFNDGLADATLMSAQPKLPNKYLHYIKDGWDKAALQTRNQTAIDYVAEFVPAFKSASTQNNALFGGQQIPGDDDTLRVADVSLYSHINYARAENVKASSTLIAADQIVGEFIKLGIISSDSAVNHHRSTHQWSYLKHNSGEKIDEVARILAHERGFPIDMAELNNSL from the coding sequence ATGACGCACCCATTTATTGAAAGCTACGCCCCTGATGCGCACGTAAGCGCTGAGCCAAAAGCACTAAACTATGGCTTACCTAAAAAACGCGTAGGCATAATTGGTGGGGGTACAGCAGGCGCCACAATAGCCATTAGACTTGCTGCGTTAGGGTTAGAAACTTATGTACTTGAAAAGAAAAAGTCGTTAATTGATGGCCCTCCAATGTGCCATTTGCATGCAGGTGGCAACTTATACCGTGAAATACCCGACGAAGACTGCATAGATTTACTCAAGCAATGTATAGATATTGCTCGCCTTTATCCTCACACCATAGATGTTCGCCCCACAGTATTTGCCGTACCCAAGCGCGATGACGACGCCCCGGAGGATTTATTTCCGCGTTTAAATAAATTAGTAAAAGCCTATAGCGAGCTTGTTGAACAAGACAGCGCTAATAAAGTATTAGGCGAGCCAGAGCATTATTATCAGTTATATAGTTATGAGCAAATGCTAAAGCTTGCTAAGCAAAAACAAGTAGCCAAGCCCACGTCGTTAGATGAGTGGATGATACCCGTTGCTAAGCATTTAGATTTAAATAAGCTAAAGTTTCCGCTTATTGTTGCACAAGAATATGGTTGGAATATATTTCGTTTATCGGCCAGTGCACAACTCGCCCTTGCACAGTACAAACACGCTCACGTTTTAACAAGCACCAGTGTTAAAAGTGTATCACCAGTTATAAATACCAATAATGATAAGCAAACACTTAAGTGGCGCATTGAATACCAATCAGAGCCAAGCCTTGATGAACAACCTGATACTCAAACCGATACACAAGTCGATACACAAACGATTGAGGTAGATTACCTTATTAATGCGTGTGGTTTTCAAACCGGTATTATTGACGACCTGGTTGGGGTAGATGTAAAACGCATGGTCGAATTTAAAGCCTCTTACATTACTCATTGGCAAGGTGCTGGTGGGCAAATACCCGAAATAATTATTTATGGTAACCGTGGTACGCCAGAAGGTATGGCGCAGCTGACGCCTTACCCTAATGGTTATTTTCAAATACATGGCATGACTAACAACATTACATTGTTTAATGATGGGTTAGCTGATGCAACACTAATGAGCGCACAACCTAAACTTCCCAATAAATACCTGCATTATATTAAAGATGGCTGGGACAAAGCAGCATTGCAAACACGTAACCAAACAGCAATTGATTATGTAGCCGAGTTTGTACCCGCGTTTAAAAGTGCTAGCACACAAAATAATGCCTTGTTTGGCGGGCAACAAATCCCAGGTGATGACGACACTTTGCGCGTAGCCGATGTAAGTTTATATTCGCATATTAATTATGCGCGGGCCGAAAATGTTAAAGCATCGTCAACGTTAATAGCGGCAGATCAAATAGTGGGTGAGTTTATAAAATTGGGAATAATAAGCAGCGATTCTGCTGTAAATCATCACCGCAGTACCCACCAATGGTCGTATCTTAAACATAATAGCGGCGAAAAAATTGACGAAGTTGCACGCATATTGGCACACGAGCGTGGATTTCCAATTGATATGGCAGAGCTAAATAACAGCTTGTAA